One genomic region from Reichenbachiella ulvae encodes:
- a CDS encoding phenylalanine 4-monooxygenase, with translation MLENRTPYEFPTEAMRQEYDSYTEEHFEVWRLLYEKQMDVLKNRASEAYFEGLKVCGFTANKIPVLDHVNENLMAATGWQLYVVPGLIADKPFFEFLHNKHFPVTTWLRKLEQLEYLEEPDMFHDVFGHVPLLSNPHFSEFMKGLAAISLKHINNPDAIELMSRLYWFTVEFGLIKENNQIKIYGAGIASSPGESVYSIEDPNVPRIPYDVKTILQTPFYKHDFQKQYFVIDSYEQLFDSLDELDRCIEEMAN, from the coding sequence ATGTTGGAGAATAGAACCCCATATGAGTTCCCGACCGAAGCGATGCGTCAGGAATATGACAGCTATACTGAAGAGCACTTTGAGGTATGGCGACTGCTATACGAAAAGCAAATGGATGTGCTCAAAAACAGAGCTTCAGAAGCCTATTTTGAAGGATTGAAGGTATGTGGATTTACGGCCAACAAAATCCCAGTTTTGGATCATGTCAACGAAAATTTGATGGCAGCCACGGGTTGGCAATTATATGTAGTGCCGGGACTGATTGCAGACAAGCCATTCTTCGAATTTCTCCACAACAAACATTTTCCCGTGACTACCTGGCTCAGAAAATTGGAGCAATTGGAATACCTGGAAGAACCCGATATGTTTCATGATGTATTTGGCCATGTACCACTGCTAAGCAACCCTCATTTTAGTGAATTCATGAAAGGCCTGGCTGCCATTTCGCTCAAGCACATCAATAATCCTGATGCCATTGAACTCATGAGTCGACTCTATTGGTTTACGGTCGAATTTGGTTTGATCAAAGAAAACAACCAAATCAAAATCTACGGTGCTGGTATCGCCTCTTCCCCCGGAGAATCGGTTTATTCCATCGAAGACCCCAATGTGCCAAGGATACCCTATGACGTGAAAACCATATTACAAACTCCTTTTTACAAGCACGATTTTCAAAAACAGTATTTTGTGATAGATAGCTACGAGCAGCTATTCGACAGTCTCGACGAACTGGATCGATGCATTGAAGAAATGGCCAATTAG
- a CDS encoding mechanosensitive ion channel family protein yields MRKILFLVLLFSPFFSNALEVEKDTITSRLESPYEALQTFVSNTKANEPNLAAASIIFNDPQLSTDEKIEYVKKFEQIMEGAGIFIFFDDVPKTKDYFDSLSNEHRYVINSRYPEIYLQRKRGRWQFQPEVISEMDTIHKEIFRFGTDFLLSPEKKESWFGAKIFGMELWQIIGIVIIILISLLIRYIFSIVFEKIFIRLLDRFKQKQIGSKYLLPITKPIGMICVFIFISLVYPVLQMHEMVGYYVTMALKALIPLYAMISVYRLVNILEMYLTRLVNKTESKLDDQLVPLLKKVLRLIVVIIGVLVILDNMNVPILPLLTGLSIGGLAFALAAQDTIKNFFGSMMIFIDKPFQIGDWIVSDGIDGMVEEVGFRSTRIRTFRNSLISVPNGQLADQTIDNNGLRQFRRFKSTLSIKYDTPPERIEVFVEGLREILMRHPNTNKENYEIHLNEMGASSLDVLFYIFFHAPTWSAELKFRQEIILEILKLARELGVHFAFPTQTLHIEDLPGQQSLSPNYTWTKEELRAKKDKYFNPEA; encoded by the coding sequence ATGCGAAAGATACTTTTCTTAGTCCTTCTATTTTCTCCTTTTTTCTCTAATGCGCTAGAGGTAGAAAAAGACACCATCACCTCAAGGCTAGAATCCCCCTATGAGGCACTACAAACTTTCGTAAGCAACACCAAGGCCAATGAACCCAATCTAGCAGCAGCCTCTATTATCTTCAATGATCCCCAACTCAGCACAGATGAAAAAATAGAGTACGTCAAAAAATTTGAGCAAATCATGGAAGGGGCCGGAATCTTCATCTTCTTTGATGATGTACCGAAAACCAAAGACTACTTTGATTCTCTCTCCAACGAGCACAGATATGTAATCAATAGTCGATACCCTGAGATCTACCTTCAAAGAAAAAGAGGAAGATGGCAGTTTCAACCAGAGGTAATCTCTGAAATGGATACCATTCACAAAGAAATTTTTCGTTTCGGAACCGATTTTCTTTTGAGCCCAGAGAAAAAAGAAAGTTGGTTTGGAGCCAAAATATTTGGGATGGAATTATGGCAAATCATTGGAATCGTGATCATCATTCTCATCAGTCTTCTGATTCGATACATATTTTCCATTGTATTTGAAAAGATTTTCATCCGCCTTCTTGACCGATTCAAACAAAAACAAATTGGAAGTAAATACCTCCTCCCTATTACCAAACCTATAGGAATGATATGTGTTTTCATATTCATCAGTTTGGTATACCCAGTGTTGCAAATGCATGAAATGGTAGGGTATTACGTAACCATGGCACTCAAGGCGCTGATTCCCTTGTATGCTATGATCTCGGTTTACCGATTGGTCAATATCCTGGAGATGTATCTCACCCGCCTGGTCAATAAGACAGAAAGCAAGCTGGACGATCAGTTGGTACCTCTGTTGAAAAAGGTCCTTCGCCTGATCGTGGTGATCATTGGCGTATTGGTGATCCTGGACAATATGAATGTGCCAATACTACCGCTGTTGACTGGTCTATCCATTGGTGGTTTGGCTTTTGCTTTGGCCGCTCAGGACACCATCAAAAATTTCTTTGGGTCCATGATGATCTTCATTGACAAGCCATTTCAGATAGGTGATTGGATCGTATCGGATGGTATCGATGGTATGGTAGAAGAGGTCGGGTTCAGATCTACTCGCATCCGAACCTTTCGAAATTCATTGATATCTGTTCCCAATGGACAGCTGGCAGATCAAACCATTGACAATAATGGTTTGCGCCAATTCCGAAGATTCAAGAGTACCCTTTCCATTAAATATGATACCCCTCCAGAAAGGATCGAAGTATTTGTAGAAGGTTTGAGAGAAATATTGATGAGACATCCCAATACAAACAAGGAGAATTATGAGATCCACTTAAATGAAATGGGAGCTTCGTCTTTAGATGTTTTATTTTATATCTTTTTTCATGCGCCTACCTGGTCTGCCGAATTGAAATTCCGTCAGGAGATAATACTAGAGATTCTGAAATTAGCGAGAGAATTAGGTGTACATTTTGCCTTCCCTACTCAGACTCTACATATCGAAGACCTGCCTGGGCAGCAGAGTTTATCTCCCAACTATACATGGACCAAAGAGGAGCTAAGAGCCAAAAAAGACAAGTATTTCAACCCCGAGGCTTGA
- a CDS encoding ATP-binding protein yields the protein MKKSYYPYFLSASLLLVIVGASVIGYFAYRNLNHIVSTLEEEVKPNMDLILLGELSISLEEMENAIEGFVFDHDSTYMDVFGQSMRQSIKGVDQLKKRSSDPHLLNQLDELQNLILDKATLLKQASELNPISMSEAMEGIKKISKEQKPKSTAEKANIKPSISQDTSNEKADENEKKESFWSRLLGKKKEEENEEITEATTTNTTEEANSDEDARFWEDINNQLDSIARNAEKEAYNQKMKEYTLYQDHLEVDKQITAAINEIENYQVDRIKQMAKYAEDRARFTNRYISIFSVMASIILLMSLVVLFIYMVRSRKYQEVLSQARQSALNTAKEKEQFLANMSHEIRTPMNAIAGFSQVLLQGQLTDQQQNQVGIIKKSSDHLLYILNDILDFTKIQSGNFKLETEAFVPETVIQETLDLLLPKAHEKGLYLKANNTDTSSPVSGDPYRLKQILLNLVFNAIKFTEKGGITIDAKWIQENKVLQFSVTDTGIGIPKEKQASIFSEFEQVSASDRMTGTGLGLAISKKLIDLQKGQISLTSRPGHGTSFSIAIPYQEAETEGLQKKNDTRQQFNLAGLHILIADDELFNRKLLQTILDGQNITFEETVDGQTTYDLLNQKPFDLILLDFRMPKLSGPQISKKIKSEEGLNQSTPIIGLTATVSDEDILEAKNSGIDHILRKPFDTQDLIQLIAKCTNRKVNTDKSPADSIQDFSLENLKKMGDDDFVFDMVETFVDSSRDNLAAWKIAVEEENWEKAADILHKIIAPARHFGVPELVKKLKNSEIAARKGEAIPIMLQEDIENQIRSLIDSLQLYLRDCKTI from the coding sequence TTGAAGAAATCTTACTACCCATATTTCCTTAGTGCATCTCTGCTGCTGGTGATTGTAGGTGCATCTGTGATTGGATATTTTGCCTATCGCAACCTGAATCATATTGTCAGTACGCTCGAAGAGGAAGTGAAACCCAACATGGATTTGATCCTTTTGGGAGAGCTATCTATCTCATTAGAAGAGATGGAAAACGCTATCGAAGGATTTGTTTTCGATCATGACTCCACATACATGGATGTCTTTGGCCAAAGCATGCGTCAAAGTATCAAAGGAGTAGATCAACTCAAAAAAAGAAGTTCAGACCCCCATCTGCTTAATCAACTAGATGAGCTTCAAAACTTGATCCTGGATAAAGCAACCTTACTGAAACAAGCGTCAGAGCTTAACCCTATTTCAATGAGTGAAGCGATGGAGGGGATCAAAAAAATCAGCAAAGAGCAGAAACCCAAGAGCACAGCAGAGAAAGCAAACATAAAACCATCAATATCTCAAGATACCTCAAATGAGAAAGCTGACGAAAACGAAAAAAAAGAAAGCTTTTGGTCCAGACTTTTGGGTAAAAAGAAGGAAGAAGAAAATGAAGAAATAACAGAAGCAACAACAACTAATACTACCGAGGAAGCCAATTCTGATGAGGATGCTAGATTCTGGGAGGATATAAATAACCAGTTGGATTCCATAGCCAGAAACGCCGAAAAAGAGGCCTACAATCAGAAAATGAAAGAGTACACGCTCTATCAAGATCATCTGGAAGTCGACAAACAAATCACCGCTGCTATTAACGAAATTGAAAATTATCAAGTAGATCGTATCAAGCAAATGGCTAAATATGCGGAAGACAGAGCTCGATTTACCAATCGCTATATTTCGATCTTTAGCGTCATGGCGAGCATCATTCTTTTGATGTCACTAGTCGTCTTGTTCATCTATATGGTACGATCCAGAAAGTATCAGGAGGTATTGTCTCAAGCCAGGCAAAGCGCATTAAACACGGCCAAAGAAAAAGAACAATTTCTGGCGAATATGAGCCACGAAATCCGTACACCCATGAACGCTATAGCAGGCTTCTCTCAGGTTCTTTTGCAGGGTCAACTAACAGACCAACAGCAAAACCAGGTGGGAATAATTAAAAAATCCTCTGACCACCTTCTTTACATTCTCAATGATATCTTAGACTTCACTAAAATCCAATCAGGAAATTTCAAACTAGAAACTGAAGCCTTTGTCCCAGAAACAGTAATTCAGGAAACCTTAGACCTGCTACTACCCAAGGCCCACGAGAAAGGTCTATACCTGAAAGCCAATAATACAGACACCTCTAGCCCTGTGTCCGGCGACCCCTATCGATTGAAACAAATTTTACTCAATCTGGTATTCAACGCCATCAAATTCACAGAAAAAGGCGGAATCACAATTGACGCAAAGTGGATTCAAGAAAATAAGGTCTTGCAGTTTTCTGTGACTGACACAGGTATTGGTATCCCAAAAGAAAAACAAGCCAGCATTTTCAGTGAATTTGAGCAGGTAAGTGCCAGCGACCGAATGACTGGTACGGGTTTAGGCCTGGCCATTTCCAAAAAATTAATTGACCTTCAGAAAGGTCAAATTTCACTTACAAGTCGACCCGGGCATGGGACTTCCTTTTCTATCGCAATACCTTACCAAGAAGCTGAAACAGAAGGTTTACAGAAAAAAAATGATACCCGGCAGCAATTCAACTTAGCAGGCCTTCACATTCTAATCGCCGATGACGAGTTGTTCAATAGAAAACTCTTGCAAACGATCCTTGATGGGCAAAACATCACATTTGAAGAGACCGTGGACGGCCAAACGACCTACGACTTACTCAATCAAAAACCTTTTGACCTAATCCTACTAGACTTTAGGATGCCAAAATTAAGCGGGCCCCAAATCTCCAAAAAAATCAAAAGTGAAGAGGGCTTAAATCAATCTACCCCTATCATCGGTTTGACCGCCACAGTATCAGATGAAGATATATTGGAAGCAAAGAATAGTGGAATTGATCACATATTAAGAAAACCATTTGATACACAAGACCTGATCCAACTGATCGCCAAGTGCACAAACAGAAAGGTTAATACAGATAAAAGCCCAGCTGATTCCATTCAGGACTTTTCCCTGGAAAATCTCAAAAAAATGGGAGATGACGATTTTGTTTTTGACATGGTCGAAACGTTTGTAGACAGCTCCAGGGACAACCTGGCAGCATGGAAAATAGCCGTAGAGGAGGAGAACTGGGAAAAAGCTGCGGATATTCTGCATAAAATTATTGCGCCCGCCAGACATTTCGGCGTACCTGAATTAGTCAAAAAACTAAAGAACTCCGAGATAGCTGCAAGAAAAGGGGAGGCCATACCAATCATGTTACAAGAAGACATCGAGAATCAGATTCGATCCCTAATTGATTCGCTTCAACTATATTTACGCGATTGCAAAACCATATGA
- a CDS encoding methylenetetrahydrofolate reductase — translation MLKERILNREGHYLFYGLTPPKYTEDTDKIRTIAEKQMDRLKDVALDALVLYDIQDESSRTDMPRPFPFMQTMDPGIYSSQYLNKLEIPKIVYKSVGKFSESTFKEWLANNPNDLKYSVFVGSPSSREKGLTLGEAYKTKKSTEVDLLIGGVTIPERHFKKQDEHIRVSRKIRNGCSFFISQCVYSTDNAKDFLSDYYYYFKEKKKPMAPIIFTLTPCGSLKTLQFMEWLGIHIPRWLKNDLKHSENILGRSMDICKSVAKELLEFSRVKGIPIGFNIESVAIRKAEIDASIELLREVQLMQRASALKNQLLKEVE, via the coding sequence ATGCTTAAAGAAAGAATTCTTAACAGGGAAGGTCACTACCTCTTTTATGGACTGACGCCTCCTAAATACACTGAAGATACTGACAAAATCAGAACCATTGCCGAAAAGCAAATGGATCGCCTGAAAGATGTGGCCCTGGATGCTTTAGTGCTTTATGACATCCAGGACGAATCCTCTCGTACGGATATGCCCAGGCCTTTTCCTTTTATGCAGACTATGGATCCGGGAATCTACAGCTCTCAATACCTGAATAAGCTAGAAATACCAAAGATCGTTTATAAGAGTGTGGGCAAATTCAGTGAAAGCACATTCAAGGAATGGCTTGCCAACAACCCAAATGACCTCAAGTATTCGGTGTTTGTTGGATCTCCATCCTCCCGAGAAAAGGGACTTACTCTGGGAGAAGCCTACAAGACCAAAAAAAGCACAGAAGTAGACCTATTAATTGGTGGAGTCACTATACCTGAGCGCCACTTCAAAAAACAAGACGAACACATCCGTGTATCCAGAAAAATAAGAAACGGCTGTAGTTTCTTCATCTCGCAGTGTGTGTACAGTACGGACAACGCTAAAGATTTTTTGTCTGACTATTATTATTACTTCAAAGAGAAGAAGAAGCCTATGGCTCCTATCATCTTCACGTTGACTCCTTGTGGATCGCTGAAGACCCTTCAGTTTATGGAATGGCTAGGCATACACATCCCTCGTTGGCTTAAGAATGACCTGAAGCATTCTGAAAACATCCTGGGTCGATCCATGGATATTTGTAAATCTGTTGCCAAGGAACTTTTGGAGTTTAGCAGAGTAAAAGGGATACCTATTGGATTCAATATCGAAAGTGTGGCTATCAGAAAGGCAGAGATAGATGCTTCTATAGAGCTACTGAGGGAAGTGCAGTTGATGCAACGTGCCTCTGCCCTGAAAAATCAACTTTTGAAAGAAGTAGAATAA
- a CDS encoding BatD family protein, with translation MRKIIFAVIYLCALSVTQSWAQQVTIELGPDEIALNQLFTVSIRVENARLQSYSGFPEIEGFQKRGTSSSSSTNFINGVRSSTQSIIQNYLPTQEGTFTLPPFEITVNGKTYSSPGKRIKVGPAAQQQSRNNGQYGYDPFEDFFGRRNNNQPQEFVDVEADAFLALTTDKSSVYPGEGFTMTLAFYVSHDNRAEMRFHNLGEQLEDIIKKIKPENCWEENFNIESITGEPVTINGEKYNQFKIYQATFYPLNNETIEIPKVGLEIIKYQVAKQRTFFGRNKKEELVTFNSKPKKVTIKEMPDHPLKERVAVGDYRLEERISSDQLQTGNSFNYEFSIVGEGNISGINDIELNSDENFDLFPPNVKQDISRSNGKVRGRKSFSFYGIPNEPGTFDMGEYFNWIYFNTRTEKYDTLKSEVKLNVTGESKKNESIMSNDMGSFYDTMIMENNSLVSLDSRKNLRTVINVIIFALIGLTVAIMFKK, from the coding sequence ATGAGAAAAATCATATTTGCTGTCATATATCTATGTGCACTGAGCGTCACTCAAAGTTGGGCCCAGCAGGTGACAATAGAGCTGGGACCGGACGAGATTGCGCTCAATCAGCTCTTTACTGTAAGCATTAGAGTTGAAAATGCCAGATTACAGAGTTACAGTGGTTTTCCGGAAATTGAGGGCTTTCAAAAAAGAGGGACCTCTTCCTCTTCCTCTACCAATTTTATCAATGGTGTGAGGAGCTCCACGCAGAGCATCATTCAAAACTATCTGCCGACACAAGAGGGTACATTTACTTTGCCTCCATTTGAGATTACAGTGAATGGCAAGACGTATTCCTCTCCAGGCAAAAGAATAAAAGTGGGCCCAGCTGCTCAGCAGCAGTCTCGCAACAATGGCCAGTATGGTTATGATCCTTTTGAAGACTTCTTTGGTAGAAGAAATAATAACCAGCCTCAGGAATTTGTAGATGTGGAGGCGGACGCTTTCCTTGCCCTTACTACTGACAAATCTTCTGTCTATCCAGGAGAGGGATTTACCATGACTTTAGCCTTTTATGTATCTCATGACAACCGTGCAGAGATGCGTTTTCACAATCTGGGGGAGCAGTTAGAGGATATCATCAAGAAGATCAAACCAGAAAATTGCTGGGAGGAGAATTTTAACATAGAGAGTATCACAGGAGAGCCTGTCACCATCAATGGGGAGAAGTACAACCAGTTCAAAATTTATCAGGCAACTTTCTATCCACTCAACAATGAGACCATTGAAATCCCTAAAGTAGGTTTGGAGATCATTAAGTATCAGGTGGCCAAGCAGCGGACATTTTTCGGGAGAAATAAGAAAGAGGAATTGGTGACTTTTAATTCCAAACCTAAAAAAGTCACAATCAAAGAAATGCCTGACCACCCGCTGAAAGAAAGAGTGGCTGTCGGGGACTATCGCCTGGAGGAGCGCATCAGCTCTGATCAACTACAGACTGGCAATAGTTTTAACTATGAATTTAGCATAGTAGGTGAGGGGAATATTTCTGGAATCAATGACATAGAGTTGAACAGCGACGAAAATTTTGACCTCTTTCCTCCCAATGTAAAGCAGGATATCAGTCGCAGCAACGGGAAAGTCAGAGGTAGAAAGTCTTTTAGTTTTTATGGAATCCCTAATGAGCCGGGCACTTTTGACATGGGCGAGTATTTCAATTGGATTTACTTCAATACTCGAACCGAAAAATATGATACGCTAAAATCTGAGGTGAAACTGAATGTAACTGGGGAGAGTAAAAAGAACGAATCGATCATGTCCAATGACATGGGGAGCTTTTATGACACCATGATTATGGAGAATAATTCACTAGTGTCGTTAGATAGTCGCAAAAACCTGCGTACTGTCATCAATGTTATTATTTTTGCGCTCATTGGACTCACCGTTGCTATCATGTTCAAAAAATAG
- a CDS encoding sigma-54-dependent transcriptional regulator produces the protein MKVFVVEDDPWYSKLLTHTLQLNQNFEVTTFGDGKSLLEHLKEGPDLVTLDFRLPDYTGAEIFEKIKSFNSNIEVVIISEQQDIDTAINFLKKGAFDYLTKSEDIRDRLIHVINQLQKNKDLVQKVETLQQEVATKYDFQSSIIGHSPEMKKVFRLIEKALPTNLTVTISGETGTGKEVVAKTIHYSSARAKEPFVPVNMGAIPKDLAESELFGHEKGAFTGAAERRIGKFEQAKNGTLFLDEIGEMDISLQAKLLRALQEKEITRLGGNETIKVNSRVIVATHRNLQEEIKKGNFREDLYYRLFGLPISLPPLRERDKDVIILAKHFASSFAKENQQPEKSLSKAAQQKLLSYSYPGNIRELKSVIELAMVLSDQDEILPEDITFAQKDVLPDVLSEEMTMKEYQLKIIKLYLKRHDDNIKVVADKLDIGQSTIYRLLKENPVL, from the coding sequence ATGAAGGTATTCGTAGTAGAGGATGACCCCTGGTACAGTAAGTTATTGACGCACACGCTACAACTGAATCAAAATTTTGAAGTGACAACCTTTGGAGACGGAAAATCTCTATTGGAACACTTGAAAGAAGGTCCTGATTTAGTCACACTAGATTTTCGCCTTCCGGACTATACAGGTGCCGAAATCTTTGAAAAAATTAAATCTTTCAATTCCAATATTGAAGTTGTCATAATATCCGAGCAACAGGATATCGACACAGCCATCAACTTCCTGAAGAAGGGAGCCTTTGACTATTTGACCAAAAGTGAGGACATCCGAGATCGATTGATTCATGTGATCAACCAGTTGCAAAAAAATAAAGATCTGGTTCAAAAGGTAGAAACCCTGCAACAAGAGGTGGCGACCAAATACGATTTTCAATCCAGCATCATCGGCCATAGCCCCGAAATGAAAAAGGTGTTTCGATTGATTGAAAAAGCTCTCCCTACTAATCTGACAGTTACCATCTCTGGTGAAACCGGAACAGGAAAGGAAGTAGTGGCTAAAACCATCCACTATAGTAGTGCTCGAGCCAAAGAACCTTTCGTCCCTGTCAACATGGGTGCCATCCCAAAGGATCTTGCTGAAAGTGAATTGTTCGGGCATGAAAAAGGAGCCTTTACGGGCGCAGCAGAACGGCGCATTGGCAAATTTGAACAAGCCAAAAATGGAACCCTGTTTCTAGACGAGATTGGCGAAATGGATATTTCGCTACAAGCCAAATTGCTAAGAGCCCTGCAGGAAAAAGAAATCACAAGACTAGGAGGTAACGAAACGATCAAGGTAAATAGCAGAGTAATAGTCGCCACCCACAGAAACCTTCAGGAAGAAATTAAAAAAGGGAATTTCAGAGAAGATCTCTACTACCGTTTATTTGGATTGCCTATATCTCTGCCTCCACTAAGAGAACGAGATAAAGATGTCATCATTTTAGCTAAGCACTTTGCCTCTAGTTTTGCCAAAGAGAACCAACAACCAGAAAAGTCACTAAGCAAAGCAGCCCAACAAAAATTACTCAGCTATAGTTATCCAGGTAATATTCGCGAATTAAAATCAGTGATAGAGCTCGCCATGGTGCTATCCGATCAGGACGAAATATTACCTGAGGATATCACATTTGCGCAGAAAGATGTACTCCCAGATGTACTGTCCGAAGAAATGACCATGAAAGAGTACCAGCTAAAAATCATCAAGCTATACCTCAAAAGACACGACGACAATATCAAAGTAGTTGCAGATAAGCTAGACATTGGTCAATCTACGATATATCGCCTCCTGAAAGAAAATCCCGTCTTATAA
- a CDS encoding cystathionine gamma-synthase, which produces MESQNPTHMKFGTKAIHKGVEPDPTTGAIMTPIYQTSTYAQPSPGKHKGYEYSRTQNPTRDALQTNLASLENAAHGLVFSSGMGAIDAVLKLLKPGDEVLSSNDLYGGTYRIFTEIYQDFGIKFKFVDMHELNRISEHFNDNTKMVWIETPSNPMMNIIDIRGLAGVCKKFGALFCVDNTFATPFLQTPLDLGADIVMHSVTKYISGHSDVVMGALMMNKDDLKDKLAFIQNASGAVAGPQDCFLVLRGVKTLHVRMQRHCENGRRIAHFLKSHPKVDKVYWPGFDHHPNHNIAKKQMSDFGGMISFVLKDDKLESAIQMMERLELFTLAESLGGIESLVGHPASMTHASIPREERLKSGLKDSLIRLSVGIEDAEDLVSDLEKALG; this is translated from the coding sequence ATCGAAAGCCAAAACCCAACTCACATGAAATTTGGTACCAAAGCTATTCATAAGGGTGTAGAACCTGACCCAACTACTGGAGCCATTATGACTCCTATATACCAAACCTCGACCTATGCCCAACCATCCCCAGGCAAGCACAAAGGGTATGAATACTCCAGAACACAAAACCCAACTCGCGATGCATTGCAAACCAACCTTGCTTCGTTAGAAAACGCAGCCCATGGTTTGGTTTTCAGCAGCGGAATGGGAGCTATAGATGCAGTCCTAAAACTACTAAAACCTGGAGACGAAGTATTAAGCTCCAACGACTTGTATGGAGGTACCTATCGGATATTTACAGAAATCTATCAGGACTTTGGTATTAAGTTCAAGTTCGTGGATATGCATGAATTGAATCGGATCTCCGAGCATTTCAACGACAACACCAAAATGGTCTGGATCGAAACTCCATCTAACCCAATGATGAACATCATTGACATCAGGGGACTGGCTGGAGTTTGCAAAAAGTTCGGAGCATTGTTTTGTGTGGACAATACCTTCGCCACTCCTTTTCTCCAGACCCCTCTAGATCTGGGAGCGGATATCGTGATGCACTCTGTGACCAAATATATCTCGGGTCACTCGGATGTGGTGATGGGTGCTTTGATGATGAACAAAGACGACCTGAAAGATAAATTGGCTTTTATTCAAAATGCCAGCGGAGCTGTGGCTGGTCCTCAAGATTGTTTTCTGGTTTTACGTGGAGTTAAAACGCTACATGTCCGAATGCAGCGACACTGCGAAAACGGTAGACGTATAGCGCATTTTTTAAAGTCCCACCCGAAGGTGGACAAGGTCTATTGGCCGGGGTTTGATCACCACCCTAATCACAACATCGCAAAAAAGCAGATGAGTGATTTTGGAGGTATGATATCTTTTGTCTTAAAGGATGACAAACTAGAAAGCGCCATTCAGATGATGGAGCGACTTGAGTTATTTACATTGGCCGAATCGCTCGGCGGTATAGAATCATTGGTTGGACACCCAGCCAGTATGACGCACGCCAGCATCCCCAGAGAAGAAAGATTAAAATCTGGGTTAAAAGATTCATTGATTCGCCTGAGCGTTGGAATCGAAGATGCCGAAGACCTGGTCTCGGATCTCGAAAAAGCACTCGGCTAG
- a CDS encoding TVP38/TMEM64 family protein → MQSKFLSLINEQKNMGLLMLWMAIIPIASSLTATYIFISLEEEILAFNGWQWGLFYVLSMLTMTFAVTPTTYVAIVSGYFLGWESLPMVVVSYQLASLLGYFFAGRLSEGFISGIENYYPKSRRYFYNVERKQWSTTFLSRISPALPFALMNVVLSVSRIRLAPFFWAGLIGMLPRTVFFIWVGSQAQYFSEAIQNKEGQFWMIALSVLGIYLLYRLIKPRG, encoded by the coding sequence ATGCAATCGAAGTTTTTATCCTTAATCAATGAACAAAAGAACATGGGCTTGCTCATGCTCTGGATGGCAATAATACCCATCGCCAGTTCACTTACGGCTACTTATATTTTTATATCACTCGAAGAGGAGATTTTAGCTTTCAATGGGTGGCAGTGGGGCCTGTTTTATGTGCTGTCCATGCTTACCATGACCTTTGCTGTGACCCCTACTACCTATGTGGCTATAGTGAGTGGTTATTTTCTGGGATGGGAGAGTCTGCCGATGGTGGTCGTTTCCTACCAACTGGCTTCCCTGTTGGGGTATTTTTTTGCAGGTAGGTTAAGTGAAGGATTTATCTCTGGGATTGAAAACTACTATCCAAAATCGCGTAGATATTTTTACAACGTGGAACGAAAGCAATGGAGCACTACTTTTTTGTCTAGAATCTCTCCAGCTCTGCCATTTGCCTTAATGAATGTGGTTTTATCAGTATCCAGAATCCGTCTGGCACCTTTCTTTTGGGCTGGTTTGATTGGCATGCTGCCAAGAACTGTTTTCTTTATTTGGGTGGGAAGTCAGGCCCAGTATTTTTCTGAGGCGATTCAAAACAAAGAAGGGCAATTTTGGATGATTGCCCTCTCTGTGTTAGGAATTTATTTGCTCTATAGATTGATCAAGCCTCGGGGTTGA